Proteins encoded in a region of the Zea mays cultivar B73 chromosome 2, Zm-B73-REFERENCE-NAM-5.0, whole genome shotgun sequence genome:
- the LOC103647827 gene encoding heavy metal-associated isoprenylated plant protein 3 produces MADKQLSTIVLKVDLECETCYKKIRKVLRTIQDKMNIETISFDEKSNAVTISGPFDSDMVCNRLCCKAGRVIKEMDVKGNEKDAKAKGGGGGDKPKDAAKPAAEEEGGNSEMKAEKAEKKEGKGDKEDTKSDRAEKGNKDGKAEAETVEFDLDVDGVASAADAKPGKAMAMPPGMTKADLGPLLEKMMAPGATQSVVVPSIWPASAGFVSGYYGCNPGYEAPPSYYGAGAGAVYGGYYGVPVYDSQGWYYGGGARQQPYYPHQQQHCCEDPNAGCSVM; encoded by the exons CTCTCCACGATCGTCCTCAAGGTTGACCTTGAATGCGAGACATGCTACAAAAAGATCAGAAAAGTCCTCCGCACAATCCAAG ACAAGATGAACATCGAGACGATCTCGTTTGATGAGAAGAGCAATGCCGTGACGATCTCCGGGCCGTTCGACTCCGACATGGTCTGCAACAGGCTCTGCTGCAAGGCCGGCAGGGTCATCAAGGAGATGGACGTCAAAGGCAACGAGAAGGACGCCAAGGCCaaaggaggaggcggcggcgatAAGCCCAAAGACGCCGCCAAACCGGCGGCCGAGGAGGAGGGCGGCAATTCGGAGATGAAGGCGGAGAAGGCCGAGAAGAAGGAGGGCAAGGGCGACAAGGAGGATACCAAGTCAGACAGGGCAGAGAAAGGAAACAAAGACGGGAAGGCGGAGGCCGAGACGGTGGAGTTCGACCTCGACGTGGACGGCGTGGCCTCCGCGGCGGACGCGAAGCCCGGCAAGGCCATGGCGATGCCGCCCGGCATGACCAAGGCCGACCTCGGCCCGCTCCTGGAGAAGATGATGGCGCCGGGAGCCACGCAGAGCGTGGTCGTGCCGTCCATCTGGCCCGCGTCCGCCGGGTTCGTGTCCGGCTACTACGGCTGCAACCCGGGCTACGAGGCGCCGCCGTCCTACTAcggcgctggcgctggcgctgtCTACGGCGGCTACTACGGCGTGCCGGTGTACGATAGCCAGGGGTGGTACTACGGCGGCGGCGCCCGGCAGCAGCCGTACTACCCGCACCAGCAGCAGCACTGCTGCGAGGACCCCAATGCCGGGTGCAGCGTCATGTGA